Genomic DNA from Xiphophorus couchianus chromosome 12, X_couchianus-1.0, whole genome shotgun sequence:
ATACGGGATCAATATTCCCTGAGTTTCATCTAATTTATTGGTATTGCTTGCAAGTAGCAAGgcttttttcctctcatttgcTGCTGGGTTACATCAGCAGTGCTTCTTTGTCAGTTGATTGGGAGATTAGATTGGCTTTGGAAAGTTGGCTGGCTTCTTCCCCATATAAGCATCCTCCCTCACCGATTTAATCATTAGAACTGCTTAGTAACAATGTCACGTATGTGACGAGAGTACAAGCTAGAACCTATCTCAAAAAATAATGCCTACTATCCCTGAAGTTACGGAAACAGAGCGTGCAGGTAGACCTCGACATTTCTGGCTGTGATTTGCCATGGTTTGCATTTCCCCACAGGAATGGTCCCAGGTCTGCTGAACTTGGGCAACACCTGCTTCCTGAACTCCTTGCTTCAGGGTTTGGCAGCATGTCCGTCTTTCGTCAAATGGCTGGAGAGGTTTTCAGGCCTGCCCTCGATCCAGTCATGTAAAGACAACCAGCTGTCCTTCACGCTGCTGCAACTACTCCAAGGTAGGTATGCAGGGGCTGTTGCATGAAATAAGTAGAGCATAAAGAACCGAtcaatgttagtttttttttcacccctcACGGTTTGTGGTCTGACAGCTCTGTCCAGTGAGGAGCCTGGAGACGAGGAGGTTTTAGATGCTGGATGCCTCCTGGATGTTCTCAGTCTGTATCGCTGGCACATCAGCTCATTTGAAGAGCAGGTTGGACTGCTTTTTCAATCATTTGTGATCAGAACCTAATATAAACTGAACATCAGCATGAATGTCCTGTTCATAGCTTTTCTTTCTGGGTGGAAAGATTAAACAACAAGTTGCACCTGACCATTCACTTTTGAAACATCAACAAGTCTCTCTAATAATTATGGATggatatttgcatttaaattagttCCTTTCTTGCAACTCACCTGACATTTATGTAcagttgaaacattttcagatggacTTAGATCAGTGCTTTAGGATGATCATTCTTTAAACTTCGTTTTCCCTGTATTACCAATTCTAAATCCAGATCTCATGTGTGTTTGGGTAATTACCCGGTTGAAACTTGCATCAATGAGTTCAAGTTTCCACCTTCATGATCTGAGGTCAAATTGAAGAACTTGGAAATTGTTGTCCTTCTTCCTTACATTATATACTCTGTTATACTCGCCAGCACCATTGGCAGGCAGATTGGCCCTCAGCATGGTGGTGCCACCACTATGCTTGACAGCTGGTTTGGTGTTTTTAGGTGAAAGCCTTTTCTTGACTCCTCTGCGTATTTTTCTAGCCATCGTGTATAAAAAGCGTAATCGTTGTCTCGTCATCTTGACTTAAGCGCCTTTCTCCAGAAGGCATTTGGCTTTTCTCTGTGGGCAGCTGCGACTTTCAGCTCAACGGTATCTTATGTTTGAGCAGCTTTTAACTGAGGATGATATTCTGGAAACCAAGTGAAACTGGGATTCACTTGGTAGTTCCACAGAACTATGATCTAAAACACACATGAACAATGGCTTTGATTAAGCCTTCTGAATGAAGTCCTTATAGCAGCCGTAATTAAAAGTATGCCTTGCTTAAAAGACTTAAAGATTTAAAGGCATTAtgtaaattctgattttaaaaggtTGACAAATATTCAAGCAGAATTGTGCCAGAAGCTTGTTAAAAGCTACAAAACAAACCCGTGGTgcgtttgcatttttaaaaataagtgattaaaatgcataattaaAAGCCCGAACTTAACCTGGCATCCATGCTGATGAGATGCAAGTGTAAACTTCTGAATGGAGCTTCAGCTTATTATGCAACATCTAAAAGTCTGATTTCTTCCCTTTTAAGGATGCACACGAACTTTTTCACGTCCTCACGTCTTCTCTAGAGGAGGAGCGAAATCGACAACCTAAAGTCACACATTTGTTTGACATGCAGTCCCTGGAGGTAAGTTGTCTCCACATCCACTGGGGATTCCAAACTGCAGAAGTCACACAAATCTTTCTGGttttttgtttggggtttttttttgttaaatgttcttctactttgtgtttgctttgtttctaGTCTCTTCCTGATGAAGAGGACAAAACTGTGGCCTGCATTAGTCGAGgtatgaagaaaaataaaaatcaaaaggcCAAGTAATTAAGAATACCAGCAATGAGTGTGTTATATTTAGttcattttctctgcagctcctcttcaTCCGATACCAGGTCTCTGGAAGTTCCAGCATCCTTTTCATGGTCGTCTAACGAGCAATATGTCGTGCAAGCACTGTGAAATTCAAGTGTGTTTCTTTATGAGATATAGAACTACGTAACATGCtagttttgattaatttgtGAATAACAACTCAACTTTGTTCATTAATAGAGTCCAGTACGGTACGACTCATTTGAGAGCCTCTCTTTGTCCATCCCTCTTCCTCAGTGGGTAAGCTAAAATGGAAGGATTATTACTGTAGCACTTTGCATGAGtgcattattgtgaagtggaaaaaagggattcttggttttcaaaaatctttACAAATTCTTATCTAAGGAGTGTGGCATtagtaactctggaggaactGTAGAGATTCACAACTCAGGTAGGAGAATTTGAAAACAGGACATCTACCGACGGTGCACTTGACAAATCTAAGCCCTGTTGAATAgtagcaagaagaaagccattgttgaaagatGAATATAAGAAGTTTTTTGTTTCCCATGCAGGGGATAgagaaaacatgtggaagaaaaagcCGATCAAACTTAAGTCAAACCTTTTGGCCAAGTGtggaggaaaactaacactggACTTCACCCTGAGCACACCTTCCCTATGATAAAACATGGAggtggcagcaccatgctgtgggaatgcttcaTCAGGAAAagtgaagctggtcagagttgataggAAGATGGCTACAGCTACAGGGCAATCCTGGAAGGAATCCTGTTACATTTACCTAAGCTAAATATCTAGGTTCTAGGTCTAAGAATACAAATCCACACTACATTTTTCAGAGCTTCATTTGTAATCAACTTTTGAAAACCATCTACTGCTTTCATtcctcttcacaattatgcCCTAGTTTGCATTGGTCTACTTCATCTAAGTCCAAGCAGTTGTAATGTGGAAAGGTTTCAGCtctgtaaatacattttaaaggcagTGTGTCGCTCATCAGTAGCtggtttttgtttctattcacttaaaacatttttcctctcaGGGTCGGCCTCTCTCTCTAGATCAGTGTCTGCAGCATTTCATTTCGTCAGAGACAATCAAAGAGGTGGAGTGTGAAAACTGCACAAAGGTACTTTAGTATCAGTAAAATAATTCCATTGTTTGTGAACAGACATGGTGGGATGGTCGTTTGATCTTTATGTCGTACTTCAGCTTCAACAAAGCTCGACAAGAAATGGGCAAGTTTTTGAAAGCCAGAGGACAACGTTTGTTAAACAGCTTAAACTTGGAAAGGTATTTGTATAAGTTTTCTTCCTAAACCATTTGAGATTTTAGTTGCTAGAatgtgtttcatatttttattcatagagGGGAAGGAAATGCAACCcttatttcatgtattttaagCTCCCTCAGTGCCTCTGCATCCACCTACAAAGACTGACGTGGTCCAGTGAAGGAACGCCCATCAAGCGACAGGAGCACGTCCAGTTCACGGAGTATCTATCAATGGATCGCTACAAACACAACAGCTCCACACAGAGGAGTCAGCGGTTCACATCGACTCCGATAgccataaaaacagaaagtttggaGGATTCCACAGAAAGGCTAAAAGCTAATGGGACAGGTGTGTCGGATTAataggtgttttatttttaacagcaatgtttcctctttgctttttcttgCTTCAATTTTCTTTCCCCCTTTTTGTTCCAGGTGCAGAACATCATAACAACAACAAGCCTTTCTCTAATGGAACCTGTTCTTCTGtatttcttctctctcctggTTTGAACCCACAGCTCGGTCTCACGTATGACTTCAGGTaaactctgcagcagcagacggTCAACGGTTTATGACATGGCCACCTATCAAAGAGTGGAGCctttaaatgtgaaaacgtCTTTATTTGTAGATCACTTTTAAGAAAGATAAAAGTGTAAGAACAAGTATTTTATAGAGGCTTAGAACAGGCCGGTCAACATACACAATACAAAAGAAATGATTAGATTGATGGTGGTTCTGATACCTGTTTGGGCCAGTTGACAGaaccaaactaaaataaatctgagcaGCCTCCTGCTGGAAGTTAATAGTTATTTCACTCACCTAGtctcattaaaatattaatttcagcatgttggagaaaatcatttaaaatgatgaGTAGTCAAAATCTGTGGTTGGTGTAAAATGTCCCATGGGagactgtttttttgttctcaaagaaaatctgagcatgaaaagatgaaaacctCAAAAGCTTAAACTGGCAAATGGATCGAATTAATTTAACTTGTTTAACTTTAGAAAGCAGGACAGTTTTTAGAACTTAAGTGttattagtttttgtgtttataatgcAACCTCAACAGCAAAAACTTCATTACACCTGAGCTATGTAAGGATGCACAGGTTGGACATGTAGGTGGTTTACCTGAGCTAACGCCTGGATCTCTGTGTTTCCTTCCAGCTCCGCAGAGTATTTATTCCAGCTAACAGCGGTGTTGGTTCACCACGGTGACATGCACTCTGGACATTTTGTCACCTACCGCCGCAGCCCTCCCTCGCCCTGCAGCGCCTCACCCTTCAGCTGTCAGTGGCTCTGGGTGTCTGACGACTCTGTGCGGAAAGCCAGCCTGCAGGAGGTGCTGTCTTCCAACGCGTACATGCTCTTCTACGAGAGAGTACGACTGCCGACGATCGATCGAGTAGTCGCCTGATCGACCTCTCGCCGTGGTTACCACCAGGTGCCGTCGTGACGGTAGCTTTGCGGTGACCGAGTGTCACAGAGTCGTGTCGTAATGGAAACTGAAATGGAGGCTGGTAATCCCAAAGATAATGGACCTGCAggatttttctcaaatatcaTTGTCATATAAACTACTCGTCTTTAACACTTTGAACAGTTTCCTGTAACAGACGACAGGCATACTTGACAGTGCCCTGTGATTACACTATAAATGAGGagtttttaagaatatttttgactttgtaatcATGCAGTGGTGTAAATATGCTATTAGATATTCCTGTTAATTTGTCAAAATTCCTTTAAATTGCAGACacttaaaaaagtgaaataaatctgttacACATTAAAAACTGTCCGTGAAATAGTCCCGGCTGCAGCCttgttgtttaatttacatTCCCATCATTCCCAACAGCAGCTGTAAACTCTCTTACACTGATAATTTCAGCTAATACTCTGCCATTTTAAATCTTGTTTAAGCTGTAATTTATATGCCTGCACGGTGGAAGATAAAGTgccatgttgtttttaatgttcagCATTTCTATCGTATGAAACCACTTGTGCAGCAGCTATTAGGGCTGTCCTATCTTACCTAAAATTACAATGCATCCAAATTCACTGTTCATGGTGTACAGGTTGTACTGATTTTTAGTCGGTTTCGTTAAGACTTGATTATGTGCAGACGCTTCTGGGTAATTTATcctgaattatttttaagtcCTCAGCAGTAAATAACTGCAGTTTCCTACCAAACCGAGAAAATCTAAATGCAGCAGTGTCTGTCCCGATGTTTGCACTAATGTATTTTCATGTCTTTGAAAGtgattgttttcaaatttaaaaaataataaagttctacttttgtgttttaagtGAGATTGTTGAAAATGCACCAACATCAAAGAGTTTTAACTACGTTAAATTCTCTTTGACCTAAACACACAGTCTGCCATGTCATGGAAGattcaaatgatcaaaaacaggTCTTTCAGAAGAGATTtaggaaattacatttttaaattagagaTATTTTTAAGACGGAAACTAATTGTGTGACAAAACTCACTTTAAGTTGTGTatacatgcatttttttcactGGCAAATGTATCATGACACTAAAACCACAGCAGGCAGAAAAGTACAGATTTCCCCAGTTAATTTCTAGagtgcacagaaaaaaaaagtccgcTTTCTGTAAATTTTGTCTGATATCAAAAGGCAGACACAACTCAAGCTGGTCAACAGAGATTAGTTAACACCAGTTATTCACATATTTGCTTGACAtaaaaaacgaaacaaaaaaccccaactcaGATCTGCCGTTTGTGATGCCAGCACAAGCATAGGCATGTGAAAGATTTCTTCTTGATAAaatcttgatttaaaacaaattgaaaaaaaaaaaaaaacatgacccGTTTCTTTATAGGAAACAGGCAATGTCTAAAGTAAGTTAAACAGATTTATTGGAAATGTTTGGACAGTatattaaaatctttatttactaTTTCTTCAGAAAAACTTTGACCTGaagtatttcttaaaaatgCGATCTTTAATCTGGGTTTTTGCTGTTAATGTTCCTCTTTGACTGTTTAGTGACGTCCTCCAAGATGCGTCTAAAGGTGAGATTAATGCGAGGTGAGAGGACCTTCTTCCGAACCGGAAGGCTGTGGTACCAGAAGGTATTGGTGGGAGGGTTCATGAGGAGCAGGCTTCCGTGAGCCAGCTCCAGCTTCACGGGATCGATCTGTCGGCTGCTTCGCTTCCCTCGAGCATCTCTGTGTCTAAAGACAAAGTCTCGAGCTGCTCCCAGAGAGACGGAGGCGATGGGACAGGAAGGGTCCAGCTCCTTCTCGTCGTCCCGATGCTCCCCCATGTGATCTTGTCCATCTTTGTACCTGGTGGAGATACCGAGGCTTCAGACATGTCCAACTCTGAACTTCTGGATTAGGAGTTGGGACGTTTGTCACCTGTTGATCAAGACGAAGTTGAACTTCTGTCCGGTTGTGTCTGTGACCGCGTTTCGGATGTACTCCAAGGTCGGAGTCCAGGGGGAAGCCAGACGCCTCACTCCGGAGTAAGTGTAGGCGAGGCCTGCGTTCCCATAGGTCGCCTGTTTCCTCGGTATGTTGTACACCTTTCCAAACACTTGGACCTTTGCTTCCTCTCctataagaaaacaaaacaaccagcTGTCACACTATTAAACTGCAAATTCATGCCACATGTTTACAATAAATAACCACCTGTTGAGtacaccacctcctcctccagctgtcTGAAAAGGTCATCAGCCTCTCCTTTCAAGAAGAGCAATGCATAATCACAGTCCAGTCCCTCTGCTTCTATTTTTTGCCAAGGAATAGGATGAGAGAACTCTTCAAAAGACGggtccttttcctcctcctctacGCCCTCATGTTCCTCCatctttgtcttctttttccTGGGACTTCTTTGTGGGACATCATTGTTGCACAGATGTTTATTCTGTCCCCCAAGCAGAAACTTGTCCATTTCTGTAGCCTGATGTGACGACACACTGAACGTTTTCCTGTACAAACCAAggaaaaaaggaattaaaactaaaaagtttatttcactgAAAATGCATATTATATGTATGTTGATGTATGTTGATGTATATGTATATTAAGTTGAAAAGCTTAATATTTTAAGTAATCCCCAATTTCtaccttttacattttatatatggTCAGCCAGCTATACATTATTTACTTTTgctagaaaatattaaaatgtagaCCAAGTAATGTGACAAACTCCATGGAACTATCTTGTATGAAGGGTATTAAATGGTACAGATTGATTTCACAcactttatttcagtaaatttatGGCTAATAAAAACTTGGATAGACATTGAGGTGAACAAACCAGCTAAAACAATGACCTTCTGTGCCTTACCTCTCGTTGAGTCTCGACGTCTGTCGACAAATGTTTGTTGGTCTTgtgtaatattattttctgagaatcctttgtgttttttatcacCATTGATGAGTCacaattaattgaaataaatgcttaaactATTTCAGTGTACTAATTATCATGATTAATAAAAACGCGGTagtaaccaaaacattttttaaaagtaaagttgttaaagagcagaaaactgGCGCGTCTTGAACGCCACTCAGCTCATTATAATAAATGCTTTCGTCATTTTGTTTAGGCGCGAATTTATTTGCGCCATCTCACCGACAACGTTAATTTACCTGGGAGTCTCGTGGTCTTTAAACAATTAAGCATTTCATTTCTCTCCGCAGCTCACCGCCAAAGTGTTCGCAACAAGAATGATTGGACAGAAAACtatcaattcatttttttcgCCGGTATCGAAAAAGAGAGTTTCTAATGAGGCAAACGAACCCGAGGAGAACGCTAAAGAACCGGTGAGTGTcactacttttaaaaacagatggcAAATCATCATTAGAAACAGAACCTGAGCCGTGGCACATTGTAATTCAAATCTTACCGGTGCTATTTTGTAGTATTTCATATCGATGTGTTCTCCCGCGACAAGAGCGGCTTACTCCAAGCTGCGTTCAGGGTCACCTCTGTTGTTGAACGTTGCCAAACGAGTTTTGCTAGCATGAAACTGTTGGCACCGCTTCGTCAACTGTTTGTTAAGCAGATTTCTCTCCGGGGAACGCGTTTCTCGCCGGCCTTGTGCTTTGCTCAATATACCAAAATCCTgcagaagaagcagaaatgCGCCACGGTGCTGCCGGAGCAGCAAAGCCCGCCTCCCAGTCCTCTGTCCCCGGCGCAGCTGGAACGGATGGCTCGCAACAAGAGAGCGGCGCTGGAGAGGCTGGCTTCCGCTCAGACTCCTCCGGGGTTCGGGGGCAGCTGGAGGAAGGAGCTGGCTGCTGAGTTTGGAAAGCCCTACTTCAAACAGGTGAGAAGAGGAGGTTTTTCCACACACACTGTTTACTATCAGGTTGTAATGAAGActgaagctggttcagttgtggATAAACAATCACTCCAGGGTGTCGGGTTAGAACAGCTGATATATATGTTCAGGTGAGTTAGTGAAAGAAGAGAATGTCCAAGTCCAGAATTGAgctttacttgtttttaattagttcTGGAGGTTCAGCTATACATGTAAgggcacgtgtgtgtgtgtgtgtgtggtttcctataaagataaacaaatacaaattatgaGAATTTGTCTGTAAACCCTTTTACAAATAAACCTAATTtccacaaatgaataaatgtgttaatgtcTGACTATgagaatgtaaataataattatacataCATAGTAATAATAAACTCTGCAAATAATAGTGTCACACGATAAACATACAAGAGAAATAAGGCATTTCAATTGGAACTGGTAACACAAATAACAGCT
This window encodes:
- the usp30 gene encoding ubiquitin carboxyl-terminal hydrolase 30 isoform X2; this encodes MLKNWGLVGGIAAAIAAGAYVLWGPITERKKRKRGMVPGLLNLGNTCFLNSLLQGLAACPSFVKWLERFSGLPSIQSCKDNQLSFTLLQLLQALSSEEPGDEEVLDAGCLLDVLSLYRWHISSFEEQDAHELFHVLTSSLEEERNRQPKVTHLFDMQSLESLPDEEDKTVACISRAPLHPIPGLWKFQHPFHGRLTSNMSCKHCEIQSPVRYDSFESLSLSIPLPQWGRPLSLDQCLQHFISSETIKEVECENCTKLQQSSTRNGQVFESQRTTFVKQLKLGKLPQCLCIHLQRLTWSSEGTPIKRQEHVQFTEYLSMDRYKHNSSTQRSQRFTSTPIAIKTESLEDSTERLKANGTGAEHHNNNKPFSNGTCSSVFLLSPGLNPQLGLTYDFSSAEYLFQLTAVLVHHGDMHSGHFVTYRRSPPSPCSASPFSCQWLWVSDDSVRKASLQEVLSSNAYMLFYERVRLPTIDRVVA
- the usp30 gene encoding ubiquitin carboxyl-terminal hydrolase 30 isoform X1, translating into MDNRMLWCRPESWDKLVGEFLGTGPTIRNKMLKNWGLVGGIAAAIAAGAYVLWGPITERKKRKRGMVPGLLNLGNTCFLNSLLQGLAACPSFVKWLERFSGLPSIQSCKDNQLSFTLLQLLQALSSEEPGDEEVLDAGCLLDVLSLYRWHISSFEEQDAHELFHVLTSSLEEERNRQPKVTHLFDMQSLESLPDEEDKTVACISRAPLHPIPGLWKFQHPFHGRLTSNMSCKHCEIQSPVRYDSFESLSLSIPLPQWGRPLSLDQCLQHFISSETIKEVECENCTKLQQSSTRNGQVFESQRTTFVKQLKLGKLPQCLCIHLQRLTWSSEGTPIKRQEHVQFTEYLSMDRYKHNSSTQRSQRFTSTPIAIKTESLEDSTERLKANGTGAEHHNNNKPFSNGTCSSVFLLSPGLNPQLGLTYDFSSAEYLFQLTAVLVHHGDMHSGHFVTYRRSPPSPCSASPFSCQWLWVSDDSVRKASLQEVLSSNAYMLFYERVRLPTIDRVVA
- the alkbh2 gene encoding DNA oxidative demethylase ALKBH2 codes for the protein MDKFLLGGQNKHLCNNDVPQRSPRKKKTKMEEHEGVEEEEKDPSFEEFSHPIPWQKIEAEGLDCDYALLFLKGEADDLFRQLEEEVVYSTGEEAKVQVFGKVYNIPRKQATYGNAGLAYTYSGVRRLASPWTPTLEYIRNAVTDTTGQKFNFVLINRYKDGQDHMGEHRDDEKELDPSCPIASVSLGAARDFVFRHRDARGKRSSRQIDPVKLELAHGSLLLMNPPTNTFWYHSLPVRKKVLSPRINLTFRRILEDVTKQSKRNINSKNPD